The Phormidium ambiguum IAM M-71 genome window below encodes:
- a CDS encoding YlqD family protein produces MDTPKNQLLLKRPVNIKAIVTPRWKEEAQQQLQGQLNQIDQQLQQLEVQGQRAITELQKQSVQPPGPQVIQQIDNIQSQVNQRKSELLEQKNQSLQQLQQVQLLELNQEVSQGTIESIFTVELGDNLLDKWQVEILLRDGVVEEIRGDI; encoded by the coding sequence ATGGATACTCCCAAAAATCAACTACTCCTAAAGCGCCCAGTAAACATTAAAGCCATTGTCACTCCTCGGTGGAAGGAAGAAGCACAACAACAACTCCAAGGACAGCTGAATCAAATCGATCAGCAATTACAACAGTTAGAAGTTCAAGGGCAAAGGGCAATTACCGAATTACAAAAGCAAAGCGTTCAACCCCCAGGCCCTCAAGTAATTCAACAAATAGACAACATTCAAAGTCAAGTAAATCAAAGAAAAAGCGAATTACTAGAACAAAAAAATCAATCCTTGCAACAACTCCAACAAGTACAATTACTTGAACTCAACCAAGAGGTAAGTCAAGGAACAATTGAAAGCATTTTCACTGTAGAATTAGGAGATAATTTGCTGGATAAATGGCAGGTAGAAATTCTGCTACGAGATGGGGTAGTAGAAGAAATTCGCGGTGATATTTAG